ATGTCGCGGTAGACCGTGCGTTTGCTGACCGAAAAGGTGCGGGCGAGGTCTTCGGCGCGGCAGCGGCCCCGTCCCTGAAGCTCTAAGACCATCGCCAAGAGGCGGTCGGTGCGGTTCATTTCGTCAGCTCATCGTCGGCACGAGCTTGGCGTCGATGATTTTTACGTCTTGCGTCAGCAGGGTCGCACCAAGCACACGCGCCGAGGCGACGATGAGGCGGTCGGCGGGGTCGCGGTGAAAGCTATCAGGCAGCGCCGCGACCTCGGCGGCAATGGCGGGCGAGATACGAACGCGCTGCACGAGTGGAGGAGAGGTTGCCTGCTCTAAAAAATCTCGCAGGGGCACGTCAAGGCGGATACGCCGCAAACTGTAGAGCATCGCGATCTCCCACAGCGTGACCTCTGACAGCCAAAGAGGCGCATCCTCACCCGCAGCTTCACAAACGCGTCTATGCCGGTCGGAGAGGCGCGGGTCTCGCCACAGCCAGTGAAGGAGGACATGGGTATCGAGCAGTACCCTCTGGGGCATAAACGCTCTCAAAGCTCGCCGCGCACCGCGTCCCAGTCTTCGGCTGGAACGGCGGGCTCGATGATATCTCCTACGATCTCACCCGTGCCGATAAGGTTGTACTGGGGATAGGTCTCCGTGCGAGGCAGGGGGGGCACGAGCTGCGCGACGGGCTTGCCGCGCTTGAGAATGGTCACGGGCTCACCCGTCCGCTTGACTTCATCCAGGATAGCCAAGCACTTCGCTTTAAACTCGGTGGCGCTCACCCTTTTCATATGACCACTTTAAATGACCGGTCGGCTGCCGTCAAGCCTTTCCCGAGCGGGGCTGGCCGCGATCGGGGTATTGTTGAGCTCGAGCCCGCCAGGCTCAGAGGAGGTCACGCATGCATCATCCGCTTTTGGCAAGCCGTATCTCTCACCCTCTGCGAGGGCTGGCCTTGGTCCTCTACTTGTTTCTGGGCACCATGGCGTTCGCGCAGCGACCCACCTTGGTCTTCATGACCGACTTCGGCCTCGGCGACGGCGCGGTGGCGGCGATGAAGGGCGTCGCCCACGGGGTCTCCTCTGAGATCGCCATGTTCGACCTGACCCACGAGATAAGCCCCTTCGACATCTGGCAGGGCGCCTTTCGGCTTCAGCAGACGGCGAGCTACTGGCCCGAGGGCACGGTCTTCGTGACGGTGGTGGATCCCGGCGTGGGTACCGAGCGCAACTCGGTGGTGGTGAGGACGGAGACCGGGCACTTTTTCGTGACGCCCGACAACGGCACGCTGACGCTGGTGATGGAAACGATGGGCCTGGACGAGGCGCGCCTCATCGACGAGGAGACGAACCGCTTGGAGGGCTCGGAGGACTCGCACACCTTTTTCGGCCGCGACGTCTTCGCCTACACGGCGGCCCGGCTGGCGGCGGGTGAAATCACCTTCGAGGAGGTCGGCCCGGTCTTGGAGGGCGAGCTCGTCGCGCTCCCCTACCAGCGCGCCGAAGTCGACGTGGCGGCGGGCGTGGCGCGCGGCAGCGTCCCCATCCTCGACTCGCAGTACGGCAACGTCTGGAGCAACATCGACCAGGCGCTCTTTGAAGAGCTCGGCGTCGCGCTCGGCGAGGAGGTCCTAGTCGTCATCCGAGGCGGCGACGAGGAGGTCTTTCGCGGCACCATGCCCTACGTCCATACCTTTGGCGACGTGGCCGAGGGCGACGAGCTGCTCTACCTGAACAGCCTCCTTCAGCTCTCGGTGGCCATCAACTTCGGCAACTTCGCCGAGACCCACGGTG
This Deinococcota bacterium DNA region includes the following protein-coding sequences:
- a CDS encoding type II toxin-antitoxin system Phd/YefM family antitoxin; the encoded protein is MKRVSATEFKAKCLAILDEVKRTGEPVTILKRGKPVAQLVPPLPRTETYPQYNLIGTGEIVGDIIEPAVPAEDWDAVRGEL
- a CDS encoding type II toxin-antitoxin system VapC family toxin, with translation MPQRVLLDTHVLLHWLWRDPRLSDRHRRVCEAAGEDAPLWLSEVTLWEIAMLYSLRRIRLDVPLRDFLEQATSPPLVQRVRISPAIAAEVAALPDSFHRDPADRLIVASARVLGATLLTQDVKIIDAKLVPTMS
- a CDS encoding S-adenosyl-l-methionine hydroxide adenosyltransferase family protein, which encodes MHHPLLASRISHPLRGLALVLYLFLGTMAFAQRPTLVFMTDFGLGDGAVAAMKGVAHGVSSEIAMFDLTHEISPFDIWQGAFRLQQTASYWPEGTVFVTVVDPGVGTERNSVVVRTETGHFFVTPDNGTLTLVMETMGLDEARLIDEETNRLEGSEDSHTFFGRDVFAYTAARLAAGEITFEEVGPVLEGELVALPYQRAEVDVAAGVARGSVPILDSQYGNVWSNIDQALFEELGVALGEEVLVVIRGGDEEVFRGTMPYVHTFGDVAEGDELLYLNSLLQLSVAINFGNFAETHGVTAGQDWSMEVHRLED